Proteins from a genomic interval of Scophthalmus maximus strain ysfricsl-2021 chromosome 22, ASM2237912v1, whole genome shotgun sequence:
- the LOC124849805 gene encoding cilia- and flagella-associated protein 251-like, with protein MIVLQFACCCLRATAHHTAALRISSISSWLSSNVAKRRLEEEEELEEEEEEERGEELEEEERGEELEVKEEERGEELEEEEEEERGEELEEEEERGEELEVKEEEEEERGEELEEEEEERGEELEVKEEEERGEELEVKEEEERGEELEEEEERGEELEEEEEEERGEELEEEEERGEELEVKEEEERGEELEVKEEEERGEELEEEEEEERGEELEVKVKEEEERGEELEEEEEEERGEELEEEEEERGEELEVKEEEERGEELEEEEEEERGEELEEEEEEERGEELEE; from the exons ATGATAGTGCTTCAATTCG cATGCTGCTGCCTCCGGGCTACTGCACATCACACAGCTGCTCTAAGGATTAGTTCAATCTCGTCATGGCTGAGTTCAAATGTCGCAAAGcggagactggaggaggaggaggagctggaggaggaggaggaggaggagaggggcgaggagctggag gaggaggagaggggcgaggagctggaggtgaaggaggaggagaggggcgaggagctggaggaggaggaggaggaggagaggggcgaggagctggaggaggaggaggagaggggcgaggagctggaggtgaaggaggaggaggaggaggagaggggcgaggagctggaggaggaggaggaggagaggggcgaggagctggaggtgaaggaggaggaggagaggggcgaggagctggaggtgaaggaggaggaggagaggggcgaggagctggaggaggaggaggagaggggcgaggagctggaggaggaggaggaggaggagaggggcgaggagctggaggaggaggaggagaggggcgaggagctggaggtgaaggaggaggaggagaggggcgaggagctggaggtgaaggaggaggaggagaggggcgaggagctggaggaggaggaggaggaggagaggggcgaggagctggaggtgaaggtgaaggaggaggaggagaggggcgaggagctggaggaggaggaggaggaggagaggggcgaggagctggaggaggaggaggaggagaggggcgaggagctggaggtgaaggaggaggaggagaggggcgaggagctggaggaggaggaggaggaggagaggggcgaggagctggaggaggaggaggaggaggagaggggcgaggagctggaggag
- the LOC118292321 gene encoding nucleolar protein dao-5 isoform X5: MDVSTDDLLSSAVHDSPASGHSSSSDDDEPLVKKKTKSAPAKKPGKKENASSRSNGTKKNADLNTGGSSDDEPLVNIAKAAKKPPKRSIDTKKKASDHSSDDEPLIKMKTSLKSAKKPEKKENSSSRSNCPNNNKNKNNNSTDDSSDDEPLIKIAKVSKKQFSAPPKKRVNTRKKDSPADDDSVDDEPLSEMAKKLRSKRQTKSVRKASPLVKSKRNAARIAVKYAESSSDSSDDEPLATIKTKASDERRTSANNKKTKTKLADKSLKDCSSDDDDDDDVDDDDDDDDDEPLVNLVANKKKPVKKNTKKTTEAQGDASNKRRGLTDESTDDEPLIRLVKKNHKDKQTKTKASTLKKKNTAPEKPRKRLASGEGLSSNSSDDELSTEAAKHPQLTKILRIILERCDGEDDAGPTGSLNKSTTAEKVVAEEPTKKESEASEKSSSEEEE; this comes from the exons atggatgtCAGCACGGACGACCTGCTGAGCTCCGCGGTCCACGACTCTCCAG CCTCTGggcactcctcctcctccgacgacGACGAGCCGCTTgtcaagaagaaaacaaagtcagCGCCCGCCAAGAAAccagggaaaaaagaaaacgcatcATCCAGATCTAATGGCACGAAGAAGAATGCAG ATTTAAACACAGGCGGCAGCTCAGACGATGAGCCTCTGGTTAACATCGCTAAAGCTGCGAAGAAGCCTCCGAAAAGATCCAttgatacaaagaaaaaag CGTCTGATCACTCGTCCGACGACGAGCCGCTGATAAAGATGAAAACCTCCCTGAAATCTGCTAAGAAAccggagaaaaaagaaaactcttctTCCAGATCTAATTGCCCCAAtaacaacaagaacaagaacaacaacagcacag ACGACAGCTCCGACGATGAGCCTCTGATAAAGATCGCCAAAGTGTCAAAGAAGCAGTTCTCAGCGCCTCCAAAAAAACGTGTCAATACAAGGAAGAAAG ATTCACCAGCTGACGATGACAGCGTGGACGACGAGCCTCTGAGTGAAATGGCGAAGAAACTTCGATCAAAACGTCAGACCAAATCTGTCAGAAAAGCGAGCCCACTTGTGAAATCCAAAAGGAATGCGGCGAGGATCGCGG TGAAATATGCAGAGTCGTCCAGCGACAGCTCCGACGATGAACCACTGGCAACGATTAAGACAAAGGCTTCTGACGAGCGAAGGACTTCAGCGAACAACAAGAAGACAAAAACGAAACTTGCTGACAAATCACTGAAAG actgcagctctgatgatgatgatgatgatgatgttgatgatgatgatgatgatgatgacgatgagcCCTTGGTGAACCTCGTTGCCAATAAAAAGAAGccagtgaagaaaaacacaaagaagacaACCGAAGCACAAGGCGATGCGTCGAATAAGAGACGAG GACTGACGGACGAAAGCACAGACGACGAGCCCTTGATTCGCCTCGTGAAAAAGaaccacaaagacaaacaaaccaaaacaaaggcttcgactctgaaaaagaagaacacaGCTCCCGAAAAGCCGAGGAAGAGGCTTGCGTCAGGCGAAG GTTTGTCAAGTAACAGTTCTGACGACGAACTCTCAACCGAAGCAGCCAAACACCCACAGTTGACCAAAATCCTGAGAATAATCCTGGAGAGGTGTGACGGTGAAGACGACGCCGGGCCAACGGGGAGCCTTAACAAATCCACAACAG cagaaaaagtgGTGGCTGAAGAGCCCACGAAGAAAGAATCAGAGGCTTCAGAGAAATCatcatcagaagaagaagaataa
- the LOC118292321 gene encoding nucleolar protein dao-5 isoform X4 has translation MSQYQMTIILFIAIISETIHRATNVVVIVTGPVTAAASGHSSSSDDDEPLVKKKTKSAPAKKPGKKENASSRSNGTKKNADLNTGGSSDDEPLVNIAKAAKKPPKRSIDTKKKASDHSSDDEPLIKMKTSLKSAKKPEKKENSSSRSNCPNNNKNKNNNSTDDSSDDEPLIKIAKVSKKQFSAPPKKRVNTRKKDSPADDDSVDDEPLSEMAKKLRSKRQTKSVRKASPLVKSKRNAARIAVKYAESSSDSSDDEPLATIKTKASDERRTSANNKKTKTKLADKSLKDCSSDDDDDDDVDDDDDDDDDEPLVNLVANKKKPVKKNTKKTTEAQGDASNKRRGLTDESTDDEPLIRLVKKNHKDKQTKTKASTLKKKNTAPEKPRKRLASGEGLSSNSSDDELSTEAAKHPQLTKILRIILERCDGEDDAGPTGSLNKSTTAEKVVAEEPTKKESEASEKSSSEEEE, from the exons ATGAGTCAGTAtcaaatgacgataatattgtttatcgcaatcatttctgaGACGATACATCGTGCAACGAATGTCGtcgttatcgtgacaggccccgtgacagcagcag CCTCTGggcactcctcctcctccgacgacGACGAGCCGCTTgtcaagaagaaaacaaagtcagCGCCCGCCAAGAAAccagggaaaaaagaaaacgcatcATCCAGATCTAATGGCACGAAGAAGAATGCAG ATTTAAACACAGGCGGCAGCTCAGACGATGAGCCTCTGGTTAACATCGCTAAAGCTGCGAAGAAGCCTCCGAAAAGATCCAttgatacaaagaaaaaag CGTCTGATCACTCGTCCGACGACGAGCCGCTGATAAAGATGAAAACCTCCCTGAAATCTGCTAAGAAAccggagaaaaaagaaaactcttctTCCAGATCTAATTGCCCCAAtaacaacaagaacaagaacaacaacagcacag ACGACAGCTCCGACGATGAGCCTCTGATAAAGATCGCCAAAGTGTCAAAGAAGCAGTTCTCAGCGCCTCCAAAAAAACGTGTCAATACAAGGAAGAAAG ATTCACCAGCTGACGATGACAGCGTGGACGACGAGCCTCTGAGTGAAATGGCGAAGAAACTTCGATCAAAACGTCAGACCAAATCTGTCAGAAAAGCGAGCCCACTTGTGAAATCCAAAAGGAATGCGGCGAGGATCGCGG TGAAATATGCAGAGTCGTCCAGCGACAGCTCCGACGATGAACCACTGGCAACGATTAAGACAAAGGCTTCTGACGAGCGAAGGACTTCAGCGAACAACAAGAAGACAAAAACGAAACTTGCTGACAAATCACTGAAAG actgcagctctgatgatgatgatgatgatgatgttgatgatgatgatgatgatgatgacgatgagcCCTTGGTGAACCTCGTTGCCAATAAAAAGAAGccagtgaagaaaaacacaaagaagacaACCGAAGCACAAGGCGATGCGTCGAATAAGAGACGAG GACTGACGGACGAAAGCACAGACGACGAGCCCTTGATTCGCCTCGTGAAAAAGaaccacaaagacaaacaaaccaaaacaaaggcttcgactctgaaaaagaagaacacaGCTCCCGAAAAGCCGAGGAAGAGGCTTGCGTCAGGCGAAG GTTTGTCAAGTAACAGTTCTGACGACGAACTCTCAACCGAAGCAGCCAAACACCCACAGTTGACCAAAATCCTGAGAATAATCCTGGAGAGGTGTGACGGTGAAGACGACGCCGGGCCAACGGGGAGCCTTAACAAATCCACAACAG cagaaaaagtgGTGGCTGAAGAGCCCACGAAGAAAGAATCAGAGGCTTCAGAGAAATCatcatcagaagaagaagaataa
- the LOC118292321 gene encoding nucleolar protein dao-5 isoform X3 — protein sequence MDVSTDDLLSSAVHDSPGNGSSSSDDFVPLSKLLSRRQTSGHSSSSDDDEPLVKKKTKSAPAKKPGKKENASSRSNGTKKNADLNTGGSSDDEPLVNIAKAAKKPPKRSIDTKKKASDHSSDDEPLIKMKTSLKSAKKPEKKENSSSRSNCPNNNKNKNNNSTDDSSDDEPLIKIAKVSKKQFSAPPKKRVNTRKKDSPADDDSVDDEPLSEMAKKLRSKRQTKSVRKASPLVKSKRNAARIAVKYAESSSDSSDDEPLATIKTKASDERRTSANNKKTKTKLADKSLKDCSSDDDDDDDVDDDDDDDDDEPLVNLVANKKKPVKKNTKKTTEAQGDASNKRRGLTDESTDDEPLIRLVKKNHKDKQTKTKASTLKKKNTAPEKPRKRLASGEGLSSNSSDDELSTEAAKHPQLTKILRIILERCDGEDDAGPTGSLNKSTTAEKVVAEEPTKKESEASEKSSSEEEE from the exons atggatgtCAGCACGGACGACCTGCTGAGCTCCGCGGTCCACGACTCTCCAG GAAACGGCAGCTCCAGCTCCGATGACTTTGTACCTCTTTCAAAACTCCTGTCAAGGCGACAAA CCTCTGggcactcctcctcctccgacgacGACGAGCCGCTTgtcaagaagaaaacaaagtcagCGCCCGCCAAGAAAccagggaaaaaagaaaacgcatcATCCAGATCTAATGGCACGAAGAAGAATGCAG ATTTAAACACAGGCGGCAGCTCAGACGATGAGCCTCTGGTTAACATCGCTAAAGCTGCGAAGAAGCCTCCGAAAAGATCCAttgatacaaagaaaaaag CGTCTGATCACTCGTCCGACGACGAGCCGCTGATAAAGATGAAAACCTCCCTGAAATCTGCTAAGAAAccggagaaaaaagaaaactcttctTCCAGATCTAATTGCCCCAAtaacaacaagaacaagaacaacaacagcacag ACGACAGCTCCGACGATGAGCCTCTGATAAAGATCGCCAAAGTGTCAAAGAAGCAGTTCTCAGCGCCTCCAAAAAAACGTGTCAATACAAGGAAGAAAG ATTCACCAGCTGACGATGACAGCGTGGACGACGAGCCTCTGAGTGAAATGGCGAAGAAACTTCGATCAAAACGTCAGACCAAATCTGTCAGAAAAGCGAGCCCACTTGTGAAATCCAAAAGGAATGCGGCGAGGATCGCGG TGAAATATGCAGAGTCGTCCAGCGACAGCTCCGACGATGAACCACTGGCAACGATTAAGACAAAGGCTTCTGACGAGCGAAGGACTTCAGCGAACAACAAGAAGACAAAAACGAAACTTGCTGACAAATCACTGAAAG actgcagctctgatgatgatgatgatgatgatgttgatgatgatgatgatgatgatgacgatgagcCCTTGGTGAACCTCGTTGCCAATAAAAAGAAGccagtgaagaaaaacacaaagaagacaACCGAAGCACAAGGCGATGCGTCGAATAAGAGACGAG GACTGACGGACGAAAGCACAGACGACGAGCCCTTGATTCGCCTCGTGAAAAAGaaccacaaagacaaacaaaccaaaacaaaggcttcgactctgaaaaagaagaacacaGCTCCCGAAAAGCCGAGGAAGAGGCTTGCGTCAGGCGAAG GTTTGTCAAGTAACAGTTCTGACGACGAACTCTCAACCGAAGCAGCCAAACACCCACAGTTGACCAAAATCCTGAGAATAATCCTGGAGAGGTGTGACGGTGAAGACGACGCCGGGCCAACGGGGAGCCTTAACAAATCCACAACAG cagaaaaagtgGTGGCTGAAGAGCCCACGAAGAAAGAATCAGAGGCTTCAGAGAAATCatcatcagaagaagaagaataa
- the LOC118292321 gene encoding nucleolar protein dao-5 isoform X2, with protein sequence MSQYQMTIILFIAIISETIHRATNVVVIVTGPVTAAGNGSSSSDDFVPLSKLLSRRQTSGHSSSSDDDEPLVKKKTKSAPAKKPGKKENASSRSNGTKKNADLNTGGSSDDEPLVNIAKAAKKPPKRSIDTKKKASDHSSDDEPLIKMKTSLKSAKKPEKKENSSSRSNCPNNNKNKNNNSTDDSSDDEPLIKIAKVSKKQFSAPPKKRVNTRKKDSPADDDSVDDEPLSEMAKKLRSKRQTKSVRKASPLVKSKRNAARIAVKYAESSSDSSDDEPLATIKTKASDERRTSANNKKTKTKLADKSLKDCSSDDDDDDDVDDDDDDDDDEPLVNLVANKKKPVKKNTKKTTEAQGDASNKRRGLTDESTDDEPLIRLVKKNHKDKQTKTKASTLKKKNTAPEKPRKRLASGEGLSSNSSDDELSTEAAKHPQLTKILRIILERCDGEDDAGPTGSLNKSTTEKVVAEEPTKKESEASEKSSSEEEE encoded by the exons ATGAGTCAGTAtcaaatgacgataatattgtttatcgcaatcatttctgaGACGATACATCGTGCAACGAATGTCGtcgttatcgtgacaggccccgtgacagcagcag GAAACGGCAGCTCCAGCTCCGATGACTTTGTACCTCTTTCAAAACTCCTGTCAAGGCGACAAA CCTCTGggcactcctcctcctccgacgacGACGAGCCGCTTgtcaagaagaaaacaaagtcagCGCCCGCCAAGAAAccagggaaaaaagaaaacgcatcATCCAGATCTAATGGCACGAAGAAGAATGCAG ATTTAAACACAGGCGGCAGCTCAGACGATGAGCCTCTGGTTAACATCGCTAAAGCTGCGAAGAAGCCTCCGAAAAGATCCAttgatacaaagaaaaaag CGTCTGATCACTCGTCCGACGACGAGCCGCTGATAAAGATGAAAACCTCCCTGAAATCTGCTAAGAAAccggagaaaaaagaaaactcttctTCCAGATCTAATTGCCCCAAtaacaacaagaacaagaacaacaacagcacag ACGACAGCTCCGACGATGAGCCTCTGATAAAGATCGCCAAAGTGTCAAAGAAGCAGTTCTCAGCGCCTCCAAAAAAACGTGTCAATACAAGGAAGAAAG ATTCACCAGCTGACGATGACAGCGTGGACGACGAGCCTCTGAGTGAAATGGCGAAGAAACTTCGATCAAAACGTCAGACCAAATCTGTCAGAAAAGCGAGCCCACTTGTGAAATCCAAAAGGAATGCGGCGAGGATCGCGG TGAAATATGCAGAGTCGTCCAGCGACAGCTCCGACGATGAACCACTGGCAACGATTAAGACAAAGGCTTCTGACGAGCGAAGGACTTCAGCGAACAACAAGAAGACAAAAACGAAACTTGCTGACAAATCACTGAAAG actgcagctctgatgatgatgatgatgatgatgttgatgatgatgatgatgatgatgacgatgagcCCTTGGTGAACCTCGTTGCCAATAAAAAGAAGccagtgaagaaaaacacaaagaagacaACCGAAGCACAAGGCGATGCGTCGAATAAGAGACGAG GACTGACGGACGAAAGCACAGACGACGAGCCCTTGATTCGCCTCGTGAAAAAGaaccacaaagacaaacaaaccaaaacaaaggcttcgactctgaaaaagaagaacacaGCTCCCGAAAAGCCGAGGAAGAGGCTTGCGTCAGGCGAAG GTTTGTCAAGTAACAGTTCTGACGACGAACTCTCAACCGAAGCAGCCAAACACCCACAGTTGACCAAAATCCTGAGAATAATCCTGGAGAGGTGTGACGGTGAAGACGACGCCGGGCCAACGGGGAGCCTTAACAAATCCACAACAG aaaaagtgGTGGCTGAAGAGCCCACGAAGAAAGAATCAGAGGCTTCAGAGAAATCatcatcagaagaagaagaataa
- the LOC118292321 gene encoding nucleolar protein dao-5 isoform X1 produces the protein MSQYQMTIILFIAIISETIHRATNVVVIVTGPVTAAGNGSSSSDDFVPLSKLLSRRQTSGHSSSSDDDEPLVKKKTKSAPAKKPGKKENASSRSNGTKKNADLNTGGSSDDEPLVNIAKAAKKPPKRSIDTKKKASDHSSDDEPLIKMKTSLKSAKKPEKKENSSSRSNCPNNNKNKNNNSTDDSSDDEPLIKIAKVSKKQFSAPPKKRVNTRKKDSPADDDSVDDEPLSEMAKKLRSKRQTKSVRKASPLVKSKRNAARIAVKYAESSSDSSDDEPLATIKTKASDERRTSANNKKTKTKLADKSLKDCSSDDDDDDDVDDDDDDDDDEPLVNLVANKKKPVKKNTKKTTEAQGDASNKRRGLTDESTDDEPLIRLVKKNHKDKQTKTKASTLKKKNTAPEKPRKRLASGEGLSSNSSDDELSTEAAKHPQLTKILRIILERCDGEDDAGPTGSLNKSTTAEKVVAEEPTKKESEASEKSSSEEEE, from the exons ATGAGTCAGTAtcaaatgacgataatattgtttatcgcaatcatttctgaGACGATACATCGTGCAACGAATGTCGtcgttatcgtgacaggccccgtgacagcagcag GAAACGGCAGCTCCAGCTCCGATGACTTTGTACCTCTTTCAAAACTCCTGTCAAGGCGACAAA CCTCTGggcactcctcctcctccgacgacGACGAGCCGCTTgtcaagaagaaaacaaagtcagCGCCCGCCAAGAAAccagggaaaaaagaaaacgcatcATCCAGATCTAATGGCACGAAGAAGAATGCAG ATTTAAACACAGGCGGCAGCTCAGACGATGAGCCTCTGGTTAACATCGCTAAAGCTGCGAAGAAGCCTCCGAAAAGATCCAttgatacaaagaaaaaag CGTCTGATCACTCGTCCGACGACGAGCCGCTGATAAAGATGAAAACCTCCCTGAAATCTGCTAAGAAAccggagaaaaaagaaaactcttctTCCAGATCTAATTGCCCCAAtaacaacaagaacaagaacaacaacagcacag ACGACAGCTCCGACGATGAGCCTCTGATAAAGATCGCCAAAGTGTCAAAGAAGCAGTTCTCAGCGCCTCCAAAAAAACGTGTCAATACAAGGAAGAAAG ATTCACCAGCTGACGATGACAGCGTGGACGACGAGCCTCTGAGTGAAATGGCGAAGAAACTTCGATCAAAACGTCAGACCAAATCTGTCAGAAAAGCGAGCCCACTTGTGAAATCCAAAAGGAATGCGGCGAGGATCGCGG TGAAATATGCAGAGTCGTCCAGCGACAGCTCCGACGATGAACCACTGGCAACGATTAAGACAAAGGCTTCTGACGAGCGAAGGACTTCAGCGAACAACAAGAAGACAAAAACGAAACTTGCTGACAAATCACTGAAAG actgcagctctgatgatgatgatgatgatgatgttgatgatgatgatgatgatgatgacgatgagcCCTTGGTGAACCTCGTTGCCAATAAAAAGAAGccagtgaagaaaaacacaaagaagacaACCGAAGCACAAGGCGATGCGTCGAATAAGAGACGAG GACTGACGGACGAAAGCACAGACGACGAGCCCTTGATTCGCCTCGTGAAAAAGaaccacaaagacaaacaaaccaaaacaaaggcttcgactctgaaaaagaagaacacaGCTCCCGAAAAGCCGAGGAAGAGGCTTGCGTCAGGCGAAG GTTTGTCAAGTAACAGTTCTGACGACGAACTCTCAACCGAAGCAGCCAAACACCCACAGTTGACCAAAATCCTGAGAATAATCCTGGAGAGGTGTGACGGTGAAGACGACGCCGGGCCAACGGGGAGCCTTAACAAATCCACAACAG cagaaaaagtgGTGGCTGAAGAGCCCACGAAGAAAGAATCAGAGGCTTCAGAGAAATCatcatcagaagaagaagaataa
- the LOC118291839 gene encoding lysine-specific histone demethylase 1B, whose amino-acid sequence MLSDADYCGSASGARRAKKRSSGEAPGDSATLRTSGRQSNVRVKRANNPPPGQSKRKATDTEEEDDQSEKKYRKCEKAGCSATYPVCFASASERCAKNGYTSRWYHLSCGEHFCNECFDHYYRSHKDGYETFASWKKVWTSNGKSEPSLKAFMADQQLPYWVQCTKPDCRKWRQLTKEIQLTASLAATYRCGMKFNNIKSEGPDHCSQPEDLRVAEVSDSWWHSMLILPPLFKESPAGPFLAAYYPDCVGMSPSGSASNVSLTELRADHCRAVQPNIPGLCPYFQPFYQPNECGKALCVRPDMMELDELYEFPEFSRDPTMYLALRNLILASWHKNCKEMLTSQKCAQHIIARGLVRVRCVQEMDRVLNFMTRKGLINTGVLAVKQPLLPERHHSKNVIVIGAGASGLAAARQLQNFGTQVVVLEARERIGGRVWDDPSLGVTVGRGAQIVNGCVNNPVALMCEQMGVKMHKLGERCDLFQEGGQVTDPAIDKRMDFHFNAILDVVSEWRKDKSQNQDTPLGEKVQEVKKNFLQESGIQFSELEEKVLQFHLSNLEYACGSTLDQVSARSWDHNEFFAQFSGDHTLLTKGFSVLLHKLAEGLDVRTKCPVQAIDYSGDVVRVTSSNGSQLTAQKVLVTVPLTLLQKNLIQFNPPLPERKLKAIHSLGAGIIEKIALQFPYRFWDNKIQGADYFGHIPPGPDKRGMFSVFYDMDPQGKQAVLMSVISGDAVPAVQDMDDKEVADECMKVLRELFKEQDVPEPLHFFVTHWSKDVWSQMSYSFVKTGGSGEAYDILAEDVQGKVFFAGEATNRHFPQTVTGAYLSGVREASKMAAM is encoded by the exons ATGCTGTCGGACGCAg ATTACTGTGGGAGTGCCTCTGGGGCTCGGCGAGCCAAGAAGCGGAGCTCCGGGGAGGCACCGGGCGACAGCGCGACCCTGCGCACCTCCGGGCGGCAGAGCAACGTCCGGGTGAAGCGCGCCAACAACCCTCCACCTGGACAG AGCAAAAGAAAAGCCACCgacacggaggaggaagacgatcAGTCGGAGAAGAAGTACAGGAAGTGTGAGAAGGCTGGATGCTCGGCCACGTACCCTGTCTGCTTTGCGAGTGCCTCTGAAAG GTGCGCTAAAAACGGATACACGTCTCGATGGTATCACCTGTCGTGTGGCGAACACTTCTGCAACGAGTGCTTCGATCACTACTACAGGAG TCACAAAGATGGCTATGAGACGTTTGCGTCGTGGAAGAAGGTGTGGACTAGTAATGGGAAGAGTGAGCCCAGTCTTAAAGCTTTCATGGCCGATCAGCAACTGCCGTACTGG GTTCAATGCACCAAACCGGACTGTAGGAAGTGGCGTCAGCTGACCAAGGAGATCCAGCTCACCGCTTCCCTTGCAGCGACATATCGGTGTGGAATGAAGTTCAACAACATCAAG AGTGAGGGACCGGACCACTGCTCCCAACCAGAGGACTTG AGAGTAGCCGAGGTGAGCGACAGCTGGTGGCATTCCATGCTGATTCTGCCGCCGCTCTTCAAAGAAAGTCCCGCTGGCCCTTTCCTCGCCGCCTACTACCCCGATTGCGTGGGCATGAGTCCGTCGGGCTCCGCCAGCAACGTGTCTCTGACTGAGCTGAGGGCAGACCACTGCAGAGCCGTGCAGCCAAATA TTCCAGGTCTGTGTCCGTATTTCCAACCCTTCTACCAACCTAATGAGTGTGGCAaggctctgtgtgtgcggcCCGATATGATGGAGCTGGATGAGCTTTACGAGTTTCCAGAGTTTTCCCGCGATCCCACCATGTATTTAGCTCTGCGGAACCTCATTCTGGCTTCCTGGCACAAGAACTGCAAG GAGATGCTGACCTCTCAGAAATGTGCCCAGCACATCATCGCCCGGGGGTTGGTGCGTGTGCGATGCGTGCAGGAGATGGACCGGGTGCTCAACTTCATGACCCGGAAGGGTCTGATCAACACAGGTGTGCTGGCGGTCAAACAGCCTCTCCTCCCAGAAAGACATCACTCC AAGAACGTCATCGTCATCGGTGCTGGAGCTTCAGGCCTCGCTGCTGCGCGGCAGCTGCAAAACTTTGGCACTCAG GTGGTGGTGCTTGAGGCGAGGGAGAGAATTGGAGGTCGAGTGTGGGATGATCCCTCTTTGGGCGTCACTGTAGGTCGAGGGGCTCAAATTGTCAACGGCTGTGTGAATAACCCTGTCGCCCTGATGTGTGAACAG ATGGGCGTGAAGATGCACAAGCTGGGCGAGCGGTGTGACCTCTTTCAGGAGGGAGGACAGGTCACTGATCCGGCCATTGACAAGCGCATGGACTTCCACTTCAACGCCATCCTGGACGTGGTGTCCGAGTGGAGGAAAGACAAGTCGCAGAACCAGGACACGCCACTGGGAG AAAAAGTccaggaggtgaagaagaactTTCTGCAGGAGTCTGGGATCCAGTTTAGTGAGTTGGAGGAGAAAGTGCTTCAGTTTCATCTCAGCAACCTGGAGTACGCCTGTGGAAGCACGTTAGACCAG GTATCGGCAAGATCCTGGGACCACAACGAGTTCTTTGCCCAATTCTCAGGAGACCACACTTTACTCACCAAGGGCTTCTCTGTTCTGCTACACAAATTGGCCGAAGGCCTCGACGTCCGCACAAAGTGTCCG GTTCAGGCCATTGATTACTCAGGTGACGTCGTCAGAGTTACCTCCTCCAACGGGTCCCAGTTGACGGCACAGAAG GTTCTCGTTACAGTCCCCTTGACTTTACTACAGAAGAACTTGATTCAGTTCAACCCTCCACTTCCTGAAAGGAAACTGAAAGCAATCCACAGTCTGGGAGCTGGTATCATAGAAAAg ATTGCTCTCCAGTTCCCGTACAGATTCTGGGACAACAAAATCCAAGGGGCCGACTACTTTGGTCACATCCCACCAGGTCCGGACAAGAGAGgcatgttcagtgttttctatGACATGGATCCACAG GGGAAGCAGGCCGTCCTCATGTCAGTCATCTCTGGTGACGCCGTACCTGCTGTCCAGGACATGGACGACAAGGAGGTGGCCGACGAGTGCATGAAGGTTCTTCGCGAACTCTTCAAGGAACAG GACGTCCCAGAGCCACTGCATTTCTTCGTCACACATTGGAGCAAGGACGTGTGGTCCCAGATGTCTTACAGCTTTGTGAAGACGGGGGGCAGCGGAGAGGCCTACGACATCCTCGCCGAAGACGTACAGGGCAAAGTGTTCTTCGCTGGAGAG GCCACCAACAGACACTTCCCTCAGACTGTGACAGGAGCCTACCTCAGTGGGGTCCGAGAGGCCAGCAAGATGGCTGCCATGTAA